A single Cryptococcus neoformans var. grubii H99 chromosome 7, complete sequence DNA region contains:
- a CDS encoding E3 ubiquitin-protein ligase MARCH6: MAEDINIFGDEEGDVCRVCRLGEEPDNPLVYPCKCSGSVRFVHPDCLKQWVAQSQKKHCEICGHKYTFTKVYPKELPTVIPTTVYLRQGLLFLRRQILWVLRAWLVVIVWLVILPAWNIGALFFMSLLSDLIGLKASPGEETIDSTTNATIVESAVASNATAYTPSSVSFPSFIASPFLYANNIVRSSFQKWLQGEENTAVGFVLRGQILSLSMAAVLIGLVLLREWVHQHNWQEAEQPPRHIEPEPNPDEWFILHGVARRQADVISRVLEATRTRAPLSLRTARRNFPPADVPGEALGDEAGNDDDNDVGEDASERLMIGAGQELNEEWWERQRTWANGLPAEHRGTFHEILNSLQATADAAQKAELEGQNQDVPPAQIQADNPLFHKPGMPIADIPKEDLENLQAGSQIHILPSQQGIPPRIWVEVPQEKQGQAEIGNDRPDEQESGGASSEASELGESMAFDALAEYRRFHALREQQQAAVTLDSADDNDDEVQARAGPSRPAWSRRTTVIDDEEKEERDRVAYSAPELLKEDEVEDKGNGKGKAPATDDDVEDKEEETAFGRTGAPWKPLFDPRESDDDSPQPKTDKEDGDESDNDGDGEWEDEPDARPNPFNFDFNNLQLPVADGAALAPVHDQQNINGLRNFNLAGFNDLPPAFANVPEGGIRLVQPEELGLRPAEIGANVEFVEEEEDQWDPDDWNGVLEVVGLVGPIHGLFQNLIFALFIMGFGIILILGVPMLIGKLFLSFDFIRTALGVSSKILIIIRKVTDPVVDIVLEIVKDVVVLPLMASGRAAEKIVAKKLGLEAGYRLGSTSRGFSRLTAGESASRLSPILEKAGDYIATFGQFCYDSYNSILTFEHHIATSTSFSGRAACIATGYAFVASLVTLTAIAGKARLTRTATEFAETLNQHSNFVKVAFFMTLELVAFPLCVGGMIDLCLIPLFPGATILSRWENLMCSPFGTAFIDWLVGSMFMFSFSTLLGQVRKVTRPGTMFFVRDPGDPNFSPVKDIVDKTTLHQLRKLGSSVIMYSAVVFSLFGVVSWGLAYVPGGFLPLKVEPTFGPITSVPFDLLFLHLAIPPTIDLVRPQSRARRLFTQWWRAVTTRYRLTNLVAPVPNENERSEAPTKLENALWPICDWICQKLFGKYRTEATDARVPASDSVVLMPIEQRRKEGGVFVPLDGSGIPYNRADKLRLLKQDKIAREAGRLPTSDYTVVWLPKYWRTRIHMFVASALASMSIVIALAAFMPLAVGRMMWKTLGMDVHDGYSWFAGAYILYFSLTLGRRARKYITNLNRAERLRASVFSKRVKRGVLRWVAGIYGVITFYAIVPALVGMVIDVYLGGLWSSRNNVGRVIHVWDAWAMGTAFCSVIVGVVGLLPRARRTGLHNVCERFREPAAKDFKSTTRLARLVLIPSVILLVAPHVVGTTLVELLPESANQEENNAILFRSVVIPLMLVLSIAYTTSRYLESEASVIRQKVIEAEYVVEERVENYVPPANDGGQSGKLGSGGAGPGSIGGNAEKVAVNGEGDDDWEDM; encoded by the exons ATGGCTGAAGATATAAATATTTTTGGggacgaagaaggcg ATGTCTGCCGAGTTTGTCGACTGGGTGAAGAGCCAGATAACCCTCTAGTATATCCATGTAAATGTTCCGGATCTGTTAGATTTGTCCATCCAGACTG TTTGAAGCAATGGGTGGCACAGTCTCAGAAAAAGCATTGTGAAATATGTGGTCACAAATATACCTTCACAAAAG TTTATCCAAAAGAATTACCCACTGTGATCCCGACAACAGTGTATTTACGACAAGGACTTTTGTTCCTTCGGCGGCAGATCCTCTGGGTTCTAAGAGCATGGCTAGTCGTCATCGTCTGGCTCGTTATCCTTCCGGCATGGAATATCGGtgctcttttcttcatgtCACTGCTATCGGATCTGAT AGGCCTGAAAGCATCACCTGGCGAAGAAACAATAGACTCAACTACCAACGCCACCATTGTTGAATCGGCCGTCGCCTCCAACGCAACTGCTTACACTCCTAGTTCTgtttcctttccttccttcattGCCAGCCCCTTCCTCTACGCCAATAACATCGTCAGGTCTTCGTTTCAGAAATGGCTGCAAGGCGAGGAAAACACGGCTGTAGGATTTGTCCTTCGTGGCCAAATCCTCTCGCTCTCTATGGCTGCTGTTCTCATTGGCCTTGTTCTTCTGAGGGAATGGGTCCATCAACATAACTGGCAAGAGGCCGAACAGCCACCCAGGCATATTGAACCTGAACCCAATCCAGACGAATGGTTCATTCTCCACGGTGTCGCCAGACGGCAAGCTGACGTCATTTCCCGTGTTCTGGAAGCTACTCGAACCAGAGCTCCGTTATCACTTCGGACTGCTAGACGTAACTTTCCCCCAGCCGACGTTCCCGGTGAGGCGCTGGGTGATGAGGCAGGAAACGACGACGATAATGATGTTGGCGAAGACGCTTCCGAGAGGCTAATGATTGGTGCAGGACAAGAATTGAATGAAGAATGGTGGGAGAGGCAAAGAACATGGGCAAACGGGTTGCCAGCAGAGCACAGAGGAACTTTCCACGAGATTCTGAATAGTCTACAAGCAACTGCCGATGCGGCACAAAAGGCTGAATTGGAAGGACAGAACCAAGACGTTCCTCCTGCGCAAATCCAGGCCGACAATCCTCTTTTCCACAAACCCGGTATGCCTATAGCCGACATTCCCAAGGAAGACCTCGAAAACTTGCAAGCTGGCTCTCAGATTCacattcttccatctcaacAAGGAATCCCTCCCAGAATCTGGGTCGAAGTTCCCCAAGAAAAGCAGGGACAGGCAGAGATCGGCAATGACCGCCCGGATGAACAGGAATCCGGCGGCGCTAGTTCTGAAGCGTCCGAGCTAGGGGAATCCATGGCTTTTGACGCTCTCGCCGAATACCGTCGTTTCCATGCCTTGCgagaacaacaacaagctgCAGTCACCCTTGATTCTGCCGACGACAATGACGACGAAGTTCAAGCCCGAGCGGGACCGTCAAGGCCAGCTTGGAGCAGAAGGACGACAGttattgatgatgaagagaaggaagaacgTGATCGAGTGGCATACAGTGCTCCAGAGTTattgaaggaggatgaagttGAAGACAAGGGAAAcggaaagggaaaggctCCTGCCACTGATGACGACGTTGAAGataaagaggaggaaacaGCATTTGGGAGGACTGGAGCCCCTTGGAAACCTCTCTTCGACCCTCGCGAATCTGACGACGACAGCCCCCAACCTAAGACCgacaaagaagatggtgatgaaagTGACAATGACGGTGACGGTGAATGGGAAGACGAACCTGACGCCCGGCCAAACCCTTTCAACTTTGACTTTAATAATTTGCAGCTACCCGTCGCCGATGGGGCCGCGCTTGCCCCCGTGCATGATCAACAAAATATCAACGGTCTCAGAAACTTTAACCTTGCAGGCTTCAACGACCTTCCCCCTGCCTTCGCCAATGTGCCTGAAGGCGGAATTCGACTTGTACAGCCTGAGGAACTTGGCCTCCGCCCTGCGGAAATTGGAGCCAATGTCGAATTcgtagaggaagaagaagaccaatGGGACCCGGATGATTGGAATGGTGTTTTGGAAGTTGTCGGACTTGTCGGTCCTATTCATGGTCTTTTTCAGAAT CTCATCTTTGCACTTTTTATAATGGGTTTCGGTATTATCCTTATTCTCGGTGTTCCCATGCTTATCGGcaagctcttcctttctttcgACTTTATCCGCACCGCTCTCGGTGTCTCCTCGAAAATCCTTATTATTATCAGAAAAGTGACCGATCCTGTTGTCGACATTGTGCTAGAAATTGTCAAAGACGTCGTCGTGTTGCCACTGATGGCTTCTGGTAGGGCTGCTGAGAAGATTGTCGCGAAGAAGCTGGGTCTGGAAGCAGGTTATCGACTTGGGTCTACCAGCAGAGGGTTCAGTCGCCTCACCGCCGGTGAAAGCGCTTCTCGACTCTCTCCGATTTTGGAAAAGGCTGGTGACTACATTGCCACCTTTGGCCAATTCTGTTACGACTCCTACAACAGTATCCTCACCTTCGAGCACCATATTGCTACCTCCACTTCATTCTCGGGCCGCGCTGCTTGTATCGCTACTGGGTACGCCTTTGTCGCTAGCCTCGTCACTCTCACCGCTATCGCCGGCAAGGCCCGTCTCACCCGTACCGCAACCGAATTTGCCGAAACATTAAATCAGCACTCCAACTTTGTCAAAGTTGCCTTTTTCATGACTCTCGAACTTGTGGCGTTCCCCCTTTGTGTTGGTGGCATGATTGACCTCTGCCTCATTCCTCTTTTCCCCGGTGCAACCATCTTGTCTAGATGGGAAAACCTAATGTGCTCACCTTTCGGAACCGCATTTATTGACTGGTTGGTGGGGTCAATGTTCATGTTTTCGTTTTCGACACTGTTAGGCCAAGTGCGGAAGGTGACCCGGCCTGGTACAATGTTCTTTGTGAGAGATCCCGGAGATCCCAACTTTTCTCCTGTCAAGGACATCGTGGATAAGACGACTTTACATCAACTCAGAAAG CTCGGTTCATCTGTCATCATGTACAGTGCGGTGGTGTTCAGTCTCTTTGGTGTAGTTTCTTGGGGATTGGCTTATGTCCCTGGAGGTTTTTTACCCCTGAAGGTGGAGCCGACGTT CGGTCCGATCACATCGGTCCCTTTTgacctcctcttccttcatctcgcCATCCCGCCTACTATCGACCTCGTCCGCCCTCAGTCCCGTGCTCGCCGATTGTTCACCCAATGGTGGCGAGCTGTTACCACCCGTTATCGTCTTACCAACCTCGTTGCACCCGTTCCCAACGAGAACGAACGTTCTGAAGCTCCCACCAAGCTTGAAAATGCCCTATGGCCCATCTGCGATTGGATCTGCCAAAAGCTGTTTGGTAAATATAGGACTGAAGCAACAGACGCTCGCGTACCTGCCAGTGATTCTGTGGTACTCATGCCCATTGAACAGCGACGTAAGGAGGGCGGCGTCTTTGTCCCTCTTGATGGGTCTGGTATTCCTTACAACCGCGCAGATAAGcttcgtcttctcaaacaGGACAAGATTGCCCGGGAAGCTGGAAGATTGCCGACAAGTGACTATACAGTTGTCTGGCTGCCCAAGTATTGGAGAACCAGGATACATATGTTTGTTGCTAGTGCATTGGCAAGCATGTCAATCGTGATTGCTTTGGCTGCTTTCATGCCCTTGGCCGTAGGCCGTATGATGTGGAAAACGTTGGGAATGGACGTGCATGATGGATACAGTTGG TTTGCGGGAGCATACATCCTCTATTTTTCCCTTACCCTCGGTCGCCGCGCACGCAAGTACATTACCAACCTCAACCGTGCCGAACGTCTTCGTGCATCCGTCTTTTCCAAGCGAGTCAAGCGCGGCGTTCTTCGATGGGTTGCCGGAATATACGGTGTTATCACCTTCTACGCGATTGTCCCCGCTTTGGTTGGAATGGTTATTGATGTCTATCTGGGTGGTCTTTGGTCGAGCAGGAACAATGTGGGGAGAGTTATCCATGTTTGGGACGCTTG GGCTATGGGCACTGCATTCTGTTCAGTCATCGTTGGTGTTGTAGGTTTGTTACCTCGAGCACGCCGTACAGGCCTTCATAACGTTTGCGAG CGTTTCCGAGAGCCGGCAGCCAAGGACTTCAAATCTACTACCCGACTCGCACGTCTTGTTCTCATTCCAAGCGTGATTCTCCTAGTTGCTCCGCACGTCGTCGGAACAACATTGGTCGAGCTGCTGCCTGAAAGCGCCAATCAGGAGGAAAACAATGCGATCTTAT TCCGATCCGTCGTGATTCCGCTCATGCTCGTTCTCTCTATTGCCTATACTACATCTCGGTACTTGGAATCTGAAGCTTCTGTCATCAGACAAAAAGTTATTGAAGCAGAATATGTGGTGGAGGAACGAGTTGAGAATTATGTGCCGCCGGCAAATGATGGTGGGCAGAGTGGAAAGTTAGGGTCGGGTGGTGCCGGCCCTGGATCGATAGGTGGCAATGCCGAGAAAGTTGCGGTAAATGGTGAAGGTGACGATGATTGGGAGGATATGTAA